A single Natrinema pellirubrum DSM 15624 DNA region contains:
- a CDS encoding RNA-guided endonuclease TnpB family protein produces MQKSLTKTLVFQLQPDESGQQLLADAFLEARRVYNETIRRAKNGEDWDEIRQDLESDADLVNNTAQLVVQKSLEAMENYYEYDDYNQPSHTKDGAYPLRSNYEEGYNLFLEDDCIRYRASTKPYNTVKGTLSGSPDSLEQLRHAIQSDAWRVGTAEAMRRNKNYELHINITHTKAKVREKEESRTVVGADINEDCVALAALHEEDIIDSVVIDYPEIKGKRHRYFTMRKRTQNVGKSSFDRMFERKEERFVHDRLHKVSRQVVEWVSRFEKPVIVFEDLKGMRDSIDYGTRMNCRLHSLPFRKLREFITYKAAFQGIPSDKINPKYTSQACSLTDCEHTTRVNRNKKRFKCVECGRQDHADRNAAINIAKKGLGKLNRNVPALKTLPNVRKMRRQASGCVNQPTVTHGTARSHHADGIVGVSD; encoded by the coding sequence ATGCAGAAGTCGCTGACCAAAACACTCGTCTTCCAACTTCAGCCCGACGAGAGTGGTCAGCAACTTCTGGCCGACGCCTTCCTCGAAGCCCGGCGCGTGTACAACGAAACCATCCGTCGGGCAAAGAACGGTGAGGACTGGGATGAGATTCGGCAGGATTTGGAGTCTGACGCCGACCTCGTGAACAACACCGCGCAACTCGTCGTACAGAAATCGCTTGAAGCGATGGAGAACTACTACGAGTACGACGACTACAACCAACCCAGCCACACCAAAGATGGGGCATATCCGCTCCGGTCAAACTACGAAGAAGGCTACAACCTGTTCCTTGAAGACGACTGCATCCGCTATCGGGCCAGCACGAAACCGTACAACACGGTAAAAGGCACTCTCAGTGGCTCACCCGACTCCCTCGAACAACTCCGACACGCCATTCAATCCGATGCGTGGCGTGTCGGAACGGCAGAAGCGATGAGACGGAACAAGAATTACGAACTCCACATCAACATCACCCACACGAAGGCCAAAGTTCGAGAAAAAGAGGAGTCACGAACGGTGGTTGGTGCGGATATTAACGAGGACTGTGTCGCTCTCGCCGCACTCCACGAGGAGGATATCATTGATTCGGTAGTCATCGACTACCCGGAAATCAAGGGGAAGCGCCATCGGTATTTCACGATGCGAAAGCGGACACAGAACGTCGGGAAGTCGTCGTTCGACCGGATGTTCGAGCGGAAGGAGGAACGGTTCGTTCACGATCGGCTCCATAAAGTCTCTCGACAAGTCGTGGAGTGGGTGTCACGGTTTGAGAAGCCCGTTATTGTCTTTGAAGACCTCAAAGGCATGCGGGACTCGATTGACTACGGTACCCGTATGAACTGCCGTCTCCACTCACTTCCGTTCCGTAAACTCCGGGAGTTCATCACGTACAAAGCCGCGTTCCAAGGAATCCCCTCCGATAAAATCAACCCCAAATATACGAGTCAGGCGTGTTCGCTCACTGATTGCGAGCATACGACCCGCGTAAACAGGAACAAGAAGCGGTTCAAATGCGTGGAGTGTGGTCGCCAAGACCACGCTGATCGGAATGCGGCCATCAACATCGCCAAGAAGGGATTGGGGAAATTAAATCGAAATGTGCCTGCTCTCAAGACGCTTCCCAATGTGCGGAAGATGCGACGGCAGGCATCGGGCTGTGTGAACCAGCCGACCGTGACCCACGGCACCGCCAGAAGCCACCACGCCGATGGTATCGTAGGTGTGTCAGACTAA
- a CDS encoding LVIVD repeat-containing protein: MERRIFLRASAVGLSLSSAAPVTTARMGPATARQGSYEPLGRVPVEAAAEAVVGDGGETAYLATMTGFATVDVSDPTDPTVLVDREVEIGDRPLSNILDVSVDGDRLVVAGPANFGYEPMGFRCYDVSDPADPIPAGEYETGYHIHNCYLEGDLLFVAENDFDTDTNALAIFDVADGIERIGSWSLLDRDPGWRDRPFLGRYLHDVYVQDDLAYLPYWNAGTYLVDVSDPTAPEYVSHVADTTLEAQQGVAREDAVYGLPGNDHYAAVDDTGDLMAVGREAWATSGDPDRPGGIDLYDVSDTAEPVHRGSIDPPRADDETYAGRRWTTSHNFEFRDGRLYSSWYRGGVKIHDVSDPSEPEELTWWRDADETAFWTAQVLEPGETFVASSTEAIPRTSLDGALYTFPIERGTTVVDDGFDADSPSNGSESDGADDSVPGFTGAAALVGGAAGLEWLRRRGNGNVQD, translated from the coding sequence ATGGAGCGACGAATCTTCCTCCGGGCCAGCGCCGTCGGCTTATCGCTATCGAGCGCGGCCCCGGTCACAACGGCTCGAATGGGGCCAGCAACCGCACGACAGGGATCTTACGAGCCGCTCGGTCGGGTGCCCGTCGAGGCCGCCGCCGAGGCCGTCGTCGGCGACGGCGGCGAAACGGCGTATCTAGCGACCATGACCGGGTTTGCGACCGTCGACGTGAGCGACCCCACCGACCCGACGGTCCTCGTCGACCGCGAGGTCGAGATCGGCGATCGGCCACTGTCTAACATACTCGACGTGAGTGTCGACGGCGACCGACTGGTCGTTGCGGGACCGGCCAATTTCGGCTACGAGCCGATGGGATTTCGCTGCTACGACGTGAGCGACCCCGCCGACCCGATTCCGGCCGGGGAGTACGAAACCGGCTACCACATCCACAACTGCTATCTCGAGGGCGACCTGCTGTTCGTCGCCGAGAACGACTTCGATACGGACACGAACGCGCTCGCGATCTTCGACGTGGCCGACGGGATCGAACGGATCGGCTCGTGGTCGCTGCTGGACCGCGACCCCGGCTGGCGGGATCGCCCCTTCCTCGGGCGGTACCTCCACGACGTATACGTGCAGGACGACCTCGCGTACCTCCCCTATTGGAACGCCGGCACCTATCTCGTCGACGTGAGCGATCCGACCGCTCCCGAGTACGTCTCTCACGTCGCGGACACGACGCTCGAGGCCCAGCAGGGTGTCGCCCGGGAGGACGCCGTCTACGGACTGCCGGGCAACGACCACTACGCCGCCGTCGACGACACCGGCGACCTCATGGCCGTCGGCCGGGAGGCGTGGGCGACCAGCGGTGATCCCGACCGGCCGGGCGGGATCGACCTCTACGACGTGAGCGACACTGCCGAGCCGGTTCACAGGGGTTCGATCGACCCGCCGCGGGCCGACGACGAGACCTACGCGGGCCGCCGGTGGACCACCTCGCACAACTTCGAGTTCCGCGACGGCCGCCTCTACTCGTCGTGGTACCGCGGCGGCGTGAAGATCCACGACGTCTCCGACCCGAGCGAGCCCGAGGAGCTCACGTGGTGGCGCGACGCCGACGAGACCGCCTTCTGGACCGCACAGGTCCTCGAGCCCGGCGAGACCTTCGTCGCGTCGAGTACGGAAGCGATCCCGAGAACGTCCCTCGACGGGGCACTCTACACGTTCCCGATCGAGCGCGGCACCACCGTGGTCGACGACGGGTTCGATGCCGACTCTCCATCGAACGGTTCCGAGTCAGACGGCGCGGATGACTCCGTTCCCGGCTTTACCGGGGCCGCCGCCCTCGTCGGGGGTGCGGCCGGCCTCGAGTGGCTCCGCCGACGCGGGAACGGAAACGTTCAGGATTAA
- a CDS encoding NifU family protein, whose translation MTNSEDEPSLQERVEQWMAKEMPIIQMHGGTSAVRAADPETGEVIIELGGGCKGCSVSDVTTGNIEAELITWPEIDEVTVRVPDARDSLGGPDQPESIMGVDRTEGGRGDWGSSNPGKDHL comes from the coding sequence ATGACCAACTCCGAGGACGAGCCGTCACTGCAGGAACGCGTCGAGCAGTGGATGGCCAAGGAGATGCCGATCATTCAGATGCACGGCGGGACCAGCGCGGTGCGGGCGGCCGACCCCGAGACGGGCGAGGTGATCATCGAACTCGGCGGCGGCTGCAAGGGGTGTTCGGTCAGCGACGTGACGACCGGCAACATCGAGGCTGAACTCATCACGTGGCCGGAGATCGACGAGGTCACCGTCCGCGTCCCCGACGCTCGAGACAGCCTCGGCGGCCCCGACCAACCCGAGTCGATCATGGGCGTCGATCGGACCGAGGGCGGCCGCGGCGACTGGGGCTCGTCGAACCCCGGGAAGGACCACCTCTGA